Proteins from a single region of Panulirus ornatus isolate Po-2019 chromosome 66, ASM3632096v1, whole genome shotgun sequence:
- the qsm gene encoding uncharacterized protein qsm encodes MGPHQRATLLLLVAAAAAAVAGATRVTYSVECHGADMVVRVPVAGVAAVELDKWGELPGCEAQRDDTHYTLTLPLDDDLVCGTTRVRNKLTGETLYYHRVAVTAAHGRQVVLVKCRVAPNNSTLDNIVKRDVLPPEFVEPDYIEITSEVTGTAPIPILGVGVRQNGQLVGGQINVRPGTPLTMEVFLDNASADTYGILMSYMEVTDTENKRETIIFNGCSVDPVLFDNFVTTTGDYVSAKFRAFKFPETNYVLFRGTVDVCLDKCQGIACSNGQLGYGRRRRGVDSRPVDPNKIFEVTMMTYLKLDENSTAKTDGDSVTEDVVHRIAEGVGAVERALADAEATLPWSRSAAGQGASFHSSEGNEPVFIYYNNGYSHTQSLPLMAAALLVFFYH; translated from the exons TAACGTATTCTGTGGAGTGCCATGGCGCGGACATGGTGGTGAGAGTGCCAGTGGCCGGAGTTGCGGCTGTTGAACTAGACAAATGGGGAGAGCTGCCAGGATGCGAAGCCCAGCGGGATGACACCCACTACACACTTACCCTCCCACTCGACGACGACCTTGTCTGCGGCACTACCAGAGTCAGAAACAAGCTAACG GGCGAGACGTTATACTATCACCGAGTGGCAGTAACTGCTGCTCATGGCAGGCAGGTGGTGTTAGTGAAGTGTCGAGTAGCTCCCAACAACAGTACACTAGATAACATCGTCAAAAGAGACGTCCTTCCACCGGAGTTTGTGGAACCAGA CTACATAGAGATTACATCGGAAGTAACAGGAACTGCACCAATCCCCAtcctgggtgtgggtgtgaggcaaaATGGTCAACTAGTTGGAGGTCAAATTAATGTTAGACCAGGCACACCCCTCACAATGGAG GTATTCCTGGATAATGCTTCAGCTGACACCTATGGCATCCTAATGAGTTACATGGAGGTAACTGATACGGAGAACAAGAGGGAAACTATCATCTTTAATGG ATGTTCTGTTGATCCTGTTCTGTTTGACAACTTTGTAACAACAACTGGTGACTATGTATCTGCCAAGTTCCGTGCCTTCAAATTTCCAGAAACTAACTATGTGTTGTTCCGTGGAACTGTTGATGTCTGCCTAGACAAATGCCAAGGG ATTGCCTGCAGTAATGGTCAGCTAGGCTATGGACGTCGAAGACGAGGCGTTGACAGTCGACCAGTTGACCCTAACAAGATCTTTGAGGTCACAATGATGACCTACTTAAAACTGGATGAAAACAGCACTGCTAAGACAGATGGTGACAGTGTCACAGAAGATGTGGTACACAGAATTGCTGAAGGTGTAGGAGCTGTTGAACGTGCTTTAGCTGATGCTGAGGCGACCCTACCCTGGAGTCGATCAGCAGCTGGGCAGGGTGCATCCTTCCACTCCAGTGAAGGAAATGAACCGGTCTTCATATACTATAATAATGGTTACAGTCATACTCAGAGTCTCCCTCTCATGGCAGCTGCTCTCCTTGTTTTCTTTTACCACTGA